AGTATTTCAGAGATCAAGAGCGGGTGTGCTTCGCACACCCGATCCCGCGCGTCGAGGGAGCGACACCGTCGATGGGTTCGCCCAGATTCGAACCACGGTCACGACGTTCCCTGATCCGAATCTGTTCTCACCATTCACTCGTAAAACCGTTCATGGGTTCGCCCAGATTCGAACTGGGGACCTCCTCCATGTCAAGGAGGTGTCATAACCAGCTAGACCACGAACCCTCACCCAGATCTTAGTCTCTCGGATTAAAGAATGTATCGGATTTTAGCTGAAGGCACAAGGCATTATATCGGTGGAGACGTACGTAGAAGTAGATGTTCGACTACTACCTCTTCGACCTCGACGGTGTCATAGTCGACGTCGAGGAAGAGTACAGGAGGGCAGTCTTCGACGAGGTCGAGGATCGTCTCGGACGTTCCTTCTCCGACGACCAGATACGTAATCTGTGGCACGGCATCGGCGAAGACTCACGTGACGAGATACTCCGGTCGTGGGGATACGACGAGCCGCGTGACTTCTGGGACGTCTTCGACGAGGTCGACACAGTCGAGAGACGTTTAGAGTACACCTACGCCTACGACGACGCCTACTCGATAGAGGAGATCGACGCGAAGAAGGGGGTCGTGACACATTCGCCTCCCGAGCTCGCCGTCCCGGCTCTCGAAAAGGCGGGACTCGACCACCATTTCGACACCGTCGTCTCGTGTTCGTACGACATAGGCTTCAAGCCCGACCCTAATCCGATACAGAGATGTATGTCTGAGATCGGTGCCGAGCCCTCGTCGGACGCTGACACCGAGTCTACCGTCATGGTGGGCGACTCGACCTCCGATGTCAAAGGCGCGTGGAACGCAGGTATTACTGCGAGCCATATCGACCGTCTCGGACATCCCGTAGAAGCCGACATAAACGTCGAGTCGGTCGACGAGATCGCGTCTCTTGACGCGGCGCGTATCTCGAACTCAGGCGACTACCAGTTCTCGACGACCTCTCCGGCGTTCTCGACCGACCTGTAGCCGACCTCGTCTTCGAGATCGAGCGACTCTACGGTATTCAAGAATCTCTCGACACCGTCCTTCGAGGCGCGCGGTTCGGCGACGAGGAAGTCGAAGCTCTCCCATCTCAGAGGCACGAACCCGAGACCGTGTTCCTCGGCGACGTCTTCGAGACCTATGCCGACCTTCGCCTTCCCGTTCTCGACGGCGTTCGCGACTCCGTCGTGTGATCTGAAGCTCAGAAGCTCGACTTCTTTCTCGTCTTCTTCGAGAATCTCGTCGAGTAGGACACGTGTACCCGACGCGTCGGTGCGTCCCGCGAACCTGATGCCGTCTTCGATATCTCCTATTCCTTCGTACCCCTCGGGATTACCCTCCTCGACTACGAGACCCACATGTCTCTCGTATCCCCTCACGAGACACGCGTCCTCGACACCGAGGCTGTCTATGTAATCGGGAGAGGGGCTAACCCCCGATATGTCGGCGATTCCGTCCCTGACTTTCCTCGCTCCAGCGACCGAACCGACATCGAGCCATCTGGATCTCGCGTCGGTATCTTCGACTGCCTCGTTTACGACGCTGTCCGCCCCGCCCACGCCGAGAAGAGCCGGAGGCTCGACGTCGTCTCCGAGGAGAACTACCTCGACTTCGTCGCCGTCAGCGAGGTAGTTGACCTCCGACTCTACGACGACGTATCCGTCCGCCTCCGAGAGAGAAGTCGTCGCTCCGCTTCCTTTGTCGAGGCTGTAAGCGAGGAGACCTCTCTCGGGCGACTCGACGAGACCGACGGGAAGGAGACGTGTCCTACCGACGTCGGAACGTACCGAGTCTGCCATCACTGCCTCTGTCTTCCGCGACTCGGGTACCTCGGGGAGACCCGCGGCGTGTCTTACGACGCGCGACGCGAAGAGACGGAAGATCGATAGGGCGCTGATCGGGTTCCCGGGGAGACCGATATACGACGCGTCGCCGAGCCTTCCGAATATAGTCGGCTTCCCGGGCTTTACGGCGATTCCGTGGAGTAACATCTCGCCTTTCTCCTCTATAACTCGGTAGACGACGTCGACTGCACTCGCGCTCGTCGAACCGCTTGAGAGGACGAGGTCACAGTCCTCGCTCGCCTTTCTCAGTACCTCCTCCATCCTGTCGTAGTCGTCGCCGACGTGTTCGTATACGACCGGATCTCCGCCGGCTTCCTCGACCGCGGCGGCGACAGAGAATGTGTTGACGTCGAAGATCTGTCCGGCTTCGAGACTCCCTCCGGGTCTGACTATCTCGTCTCCCGTGCTCACGATGCCGACCTTCGGCTTCTCGTAGACGTCGACCTCGTCGAACCCGAGCGCCGCGAGGAGACCAATCTCGCGCGGCGTGAGACGTGTACCCTTCGAGAGGACACGTTCGCCCGCGGCGA
The genomic region above belongs to Candidatus Afararchaeum irisae and contains:
- a CDS encoding molybdopterin biosynthesis protein; translated protein: MSTRKEFRDLASLEEAVEVVEELKTERRTETVGIREADGRVLSEAVDSPIDVPGFDRSVMDGYAVRAEDTYGATEDDPVELEGIGTVRAGSRPEIDVDEGEAAEIPTGAVIPEGADAVVMVEETQETDGTVEVYKAVAPGNSIMSAGADVAAGERVLSKGTRLTPREIGLLAALGFDEVDVYEKPKVGIVSTGDEIVRPGGSLEAGQIFDVNTFSVAAAVEEAGGDPVVYEHVGDDYDRMEEVLRKASEDCDLVLSSGSTSASAVDVVYRVIEEKGEMLLHGIAVKPGKPTIFGRLGDASYIGLPGNPISALSIFRLFASRVVRHAAGLPEVPESRKTEAVMADSVRSDVGRTRLLPVGLVESPERGLLAYSLDKGSGATTSLSEADGYVVVESEVNYLADGDEVEVVLLGDDVEPPALLGVGGADSVVNEAVEDTDARSRWLDVGSVAGARKVRDGIADISGVSPSPDYIDSLGVEDACLVRGYERHVGLVVEEGNPEGYEGIGDIEDGIRFAGRTDASGTRVLLDEILEEDEKEVELLSFRSHDGVANAVENGKAKVGIGLEDVAEEHGLGFVPLRWESFDFLVAEPRASKDGVERFLNTVESLDLEDEVGYRSVENAGEVVENW
- a CDS encoding HAD family hydrolase, giving the protein MFDYYLFDLDGVIVDVEEEYRRAVFDEVEDRLGRSFSDDQIRNLWHGIGEDSRDEILRSWGYDEPRDFWDVFDEVDTVERRLEYTYAYDDAYSIEEIDAKKGVVTHSPPELAVPALEKAGLDHHFDTVVSCSYDIGFKPDPNPIQRCMSEIGAEPSSDADTESTVMVGDSTSDVKGAWNAGITASHIDRLGHPVEADINVESVDEIASLDAARISNSGDYQFSTTSPAFSTDL